The following proteins are encoded in a genomic region of Halomicrobium zhouii:
- a CDS encoding Gfo/Idh/MocA family protein, protein MSLTTAVVGGGTVSDRHLDGLAKLAMTDLVAICDVDEDTVREKAREYDLKAYTDVEAMLAREDLDWVHLCTPVQTHLDLATTIIEDGVPVQIEKPVTETVAEAEELARVAERHDVPVSVVHNHNFDPAMRKAQAAIERGDIGQVRSVDMLYAGETWPDEVKRGAWAHELPGGEFEEGFPHPIYMLLNLGGYPKSADDIDASTQRRREYDGEFAYDGVQFQFTSEDDVLCSGTIVASEIPHKTLTIHGDDGSIVVDVVSQTVTTLDRDYQSSPVLRAMTNVDHVIDRVRGTLENVYDVVERKRDDSWEVERDAVPHYYQFDAEAAALIQGSDLPSPLEEAHWTIQIMETIRESALDDEPRVVAQRPMDQD, encoded by the coding sequence ATGTCACTTACGACTGCGGTAGTCGGTGGCGGGACTGTTTCGGACAGGCACCTCGACGGGCTGGCCAAGCTCGCGATGACCGACCTCGTCGCCATCTGCGACGTTGACGAGGACACGGTCCGCGAGAAGGCCCGCGAGTACGACCTGAAGGCCTACACCGACGTCGAGGCGATGCTGGCGCGGGAGGACCTCGACTGGGTCCACCTCTGTACCCCCGTCCAGACGCACCTCGACCTGGCGACGACGATCATCGAGGATGGCGTCCCCGTCCAGATAGAGAAGCCCGTCACCGAGACGGTGGCCGAGGCCGAGGAGCTGGCCCGCGTCGCCGAGCGCCACGACGTGCCCGTCTCCGTGGTCCACAACCACAACTTCGACCCGGCGATGCGGAAGGCCCAGGCCGCCATCGAGCGCGGCGACATCGGGCAGGTCCGCTCGGTCGACATGCTGTACGCCGGCGAGACCTGGCCCGACGAGGTCAAGCGCGGCGCCTGGGCCCACGAACTCCCCGGCGGCGAGTTCGAGGAAGGGTTCCCCCACCCCATCTACATGCTGCTGAATCTCGGAGGATACCCGAAGAGCGCCGACGACATCGACGCCAGCACCCAGCGTCGGCGCGAGTACGACGGCGAGTTCGCCTACGACGGCGTCCAGTTCCAGTTCACGAGCGAGGACGACGTGCTCTGTAGCGGCACCATCGTCGCCAGCGAGATCCCCCACAAGACGCTCACGATTCACGGCGACGACGGCAGCATCGTCGTCGACGTCGTCTCCCAGACCGTCACGACCCTCGACCGGGACTACCAGTCCTCCCCGGTCTTGCGCGCGATGACGAACGTCGACCACGTCATCGACCGGGTCAGGGGGACGCTGGAGAACGTCTACGACGTCGTCGAACGCAAGCGCGACGACAGCTGGGAGGTCGAGCGCGACGCCGTCCCGCACTACTACCAGTTCGACGCCGAGGCCGCCGCGCTCATTCAGGGCAGCGACCTGCCCTCGCCGCTGGAGGAGGCCCACTGGACCATCCAGATCATGGAGACGATCCGCGAGAGCGCCCTGGATGACGAGCCCAGGGTCGTGGCCCAGCGACCGATGGACCAGGACTAG
- a CDS encoding metal-dependent hydrolase — protein MWPWDHLAIGYLVVSLWRRGRSRRPPGEAEAIAAVVGSQLPDLIDKPLGWRTSLLPSGHSLAHSLTVAAPTAVVVYLLARRYGRADVGAAFSLAYLVHLPADVVYPMVLGDPPNLAFLFWPFVDIPPSQTDAFAGRVLELVVQFLAFLRTPQGLTFLLVELSLLGVALLLWRRDGWPGVASVVRAVDPRSV, from the coding sequence ATGTGGCCGTGGGACCACCTCGCCATCGGCTACCTCGTCGTGTCGCTGTGGCGTCGCGGCCGGAGCAGGCGCCCGCCGGGTGAAGCCGAGGCAATCGCGGCCGTCGTCGGCTCGCAGCTACCCGACCTGATCGACAAGCCGCTGGGCTGGCGGACGTCGCTGCTCCCCTCGGGCCACTCGCTGGCCCACTCCCTGACCGTCGCCGCCCCGACCGCCGTCGTCGTCTACCTCCTCGCGCGCCGGTACGGGCGGGCGGACGTGGGCGCGGCGTTCTCGCTGGCGTACCTCGTCCACCTCCCGGCGGACGTCGTCTACCCGATGGTGCTGGGCGACCCGCCGAACCTGGCCTTCCTCTTCTGGCCGTTCGTCGACATCCCGCCGTCCCAGACGGACGCGTTCGCGGGTCGGGTCCTCGAACTCGTCGTCCAGTTCCTCGCCTTCCTGCGGACGCCACAGGGCCTCACCTTCCTCCTCGTCGAGCTATCGCTGCTCGGCGTCGCCCTCCTGCTGTGGCGCCGGGACGGCTGGCCGGGCGTCGCGTCGGTCGTCCGCGCCGTCGACCCTCGAAGCGTGTGA
- a CDS encoding flavin reductase family protein, giving the protein MPIERTKFQETAGMVPTGVAVVTLPPAACPHGVTVNSFDMVSLSPPLVSIALPDGTKAHELLQETSIGGFCLNVLTADQRRLGRYFADVADLSENPFVAEPVRTAASDAPVFEESLAYIDCSVHDSYETGDHTIYVGAVESADVLNRTATPLTHFRSDWHAAPE; this is encoded by the coding sequence ATGCCCATCGAACGGACGAAGTTCCAGGAGACGGCGGGGATGGTGCCGACGGGGGTGGCGGTCGTCACGTTGCCGCCGGCCGCCTGCCCGCACGGGGTGACGGTCAACTCCTTCGACATGGTGTCGCTGTCGCCGCCGCTGGTGTCCATCGCGCTCCCCGACGGGACGAAGGCCCACGAACTGCTCCAGGAGACCTCCATCGGCGGGTTCTGTCTGAACGTCCTCACCGCCGACCAGCGCCGCCTCGGCCGGTACTTCGCGGACGTCGCCGACCTCTCGGAGAACCCCTTCGTCGCCGAGCCGGTCCGGACGGCGGCCTCCGACGCGCCCGTGTTCGAGGAGTCGCTGGCCTACATCGACTGTTCGGTCCACGACAGCTACGAGACGGGCGACCACACCATCTACGTCGGGGCCGTGGAGAGCGCGGACGTGCTGAACCGGACCGCGACGCCGCTGACGCACTTCCGCAGCGACTGGCACGCCGCACCGGAATGA